The following proteins are co-located in the Carassius gibelio isolate Cgi1373 ecotype wild population from Czech Republic chromosome A9, carGib1.2-hapl.c, whole genome shotgun sequence genome:
- the LOC128020228 gene encoding FERM and PDZ domain-containing protein 4 isoform X1, with protein sequence MDVFSFVRMPKLAGHRTKSSSCPPPAAGSWPSAQGPSNGWEMSLSREARDCYVNHLSQSSSLEEVRADVDKFVPPAPRKIEMRRDPVLGFGFVAGSEKPVVVRSVTPGGPSEGKLIPGDEIVMINEEAVSSAPRERVIDLVRSCKESIVLTVVQPYPSPKSAFISAAKKAKLKSNPVKVRFAEEVIINGQMPETVKDTSLLFMPNVLKVYLENGQTKSFRFDSNTSIKDVIQTLQEKLSIKSIEHFSLMLEHKTESSATKLMLLHEQEMLTQVTQRPGSHKMKCFFRISFLPKDPVDLLRRDAVAFDYLYVQSCKDVVQERFGSELKYDTALRLAALQMYILTLSTKQTQKVSLKYIEKEWGLAQFLPPAVLCSMKEKNIKKALTHILKTNQNLVPPGKKLTALQAKVHYLKYLSDLRLYGGQVFKSTLVQGEKHTEVTLLVGPRYGISHVINTKTNLVALLADFSHVNRIEMFTEDERNVRVELHVLDVKPITLIMESSDAMNLACLTAGYYRLLVDSRRSIFNMANNSNTAGQESRLKHNYQAIDWNYGSCSACDEPHHEYAICGRREFDISPTVSEMHQSQHRMHGDEKAERVSRGSQMHPQPYFSVPKGKPQESPRSAKVSFIFSDPPLDFVNPQNLGYQRLMEDIPEVLEEHRYMYAQQKDYKPLEASMEVDGFQYGSNMVYGDAKIFGTTEGIEEPLLRDICYAETTDDAEDDDDISCEEDMMMMMMEEMKDKANSLLSLSESSDDIIDLTSLPPPPEGDDEEDSDDLLQSLNLAIAAPPPGFRDSSDEDDHQERKGLKNDIPVSLIDSVPTQVASGTEEVFNDAVVSTLQALEALAASEEQSHPQSDNSSGVEISRSFSPESSSDSGNETNSSEMTESSELAAAQKLSENCLKMLVATVEGYQTLAEEETEFRLVPCEVRESLNDPQSSAVANFEMDPETMETKSLTDYFNKMHRDVMMGMSQGKIKEQDGGMQTRAGVESRQLNNTESEELVGMYNNFNGRDSQCSGPFDLERMSYSFQESNQRLHMIRNNKSEEHIYSEVVGDVGPLHADRVTQKVSLNDSIDLNTSSPTKEQYMIERARNEHQQSKAASSEQEVTRLYEYHLSKRMSSLQSEGIHSLQSSQCSSIDAASSTGSSSCMTPMDSPLCMVDSVHLQGESSLKGLGYPNQNVDGTFLRKHHGQPGQESGREGCQRLPKIRETTV encoded by the exons TCATCTCTCGCAGTCCAGTTCTTTGGAGGAAGTGCGAGCTGATGTGGATAAGTTTGTCCCTCCTGCACCACGAAAGATTGAAATGAGACGTGACCCGGTGCTCGGCTTCGGCTTCGTTGCAGGCAGCGAGAAACCAGTGGTGGTTCGATCAGTTACTCCAG GAGGGCCTTCAGAAGGGAAGCTGATCCCAGGAGACGAGATAGTGATGATAAATGAGGAGGCCGTGAGTTCGGCTCCACGGGAACGAGTCATTGACCTGGTCAG AAGTTGTAAGGAGTCCATCGTCCTGACCGTGGTGCAGCCGTACCCT TCGCCCAAATCCGCCTTCATCAGTGCAGCTAAAAAGGCCAAGTTGAAATCCAATCCGGTCAAAGTGCGCTTTGCTGAAGAAGTCATTATTAACGGACAGATGCCT GAGACGGTGAAGGATACTTCTCTGCTATTCATGCCAAACGTCTTGAAGGTGTATCTGGAAAACGGACAAACAAAGTCCTTTAGGTTCGACAGCAACACCTCCATTAAG GATGTTATTCAGACCCTGCAAGAGAAGCTGTCTATTAAAAGCATTGAGCACTTCTCTCTGATGCTGGAGCACAAGACTGAATCATCTGCAACAAAGCTAATGCTTCTGCACGAGCAGGAGATGCTAACGCAG GTGACGCAAAGGCCGGGCTCACATAAGATGAAATGCTTTTTCCGCATCAGTTTCCTTCCAAAAGATCCGGTGGATCTTCTCCGGAGAGACGCTGTTGCGTTCGATTACCTCTACGTTCAG AGCTGTAAGGACGTGGTTCAGGAGCGTTTCGGCTCTGAGCTCAAATACGACACGGCGCTTCGCCTGGCTGCTCTCCAGATGTACATCCTGACGCTCagcaccaaacaaacacagaaagtcTCGCTGAAATACATTGA AAAGGAGTGGGGTCTGGCGCAGTTCCTGCCTCCAGCGGTTCTGTGCAGCATGAAAGAGAAGAACATCAAGAAAGCGCTCACACACATCCTGAAAACCAACCAGAACCTGGTGCCTCCTGGCAAAAAG CTGACGGCGTTGCAGGCGAAGGTCCACTACCTGAAATATCTGAGTGATCTCCGGCTGTACGGAGGACAAGTGTTCAAGTCCACGCTGGTC CAAGGAGAGAAACACACGGAGGTGACGCTGCTGGTAGGGCCACGCTACGGCATCAGTCATGTCATCAACACCAAAACCAACCTGGTGGCGCTGCTGGCCGACTTCAGCCACGTCAACCGAATCGAGATGTTCACGGAGGACGAAAGGAACGTGCGAGTGGAGCTCCACGTCCTGGATGTTAAG CCCATCACACTTATAATGGAATCCAGTGACGCTATGAACCTGGCGTGTTTGACTGCTGGTTATTACAGGCTACTGGTCGATTCACGGAGGTCCATCTTTAACATGGCGAACAACAGTAACACTGCAG GACAAGAATCAAGGCTCAAGCACAACTACCAGGCAATTGACTGGAATTACGGTTCCTGCAGTGCATGTGATGAGCCCCACCACGAATACGCCATCTGTGGGCGAAGAGAGTTTGATATTTCTCCCACTGTCTCTGAAATGCACCAGTCGCAGCATCGTATGCACGGGGACGAGAAAGCAGAGAGGGTGAGCAGAGGAAGCCAAATGCATCCTCAGCCCTACTTCAGTGTCCCAAAAGGCAAACCTCAAGAGTCGCCCAGAAGCGCCAAGGTGTCCTTCATATTCAGCGATCCTCCACTGGACTTTGTGAACCCTCAGAACTTGGGATACCAAAGACTGATGGAGGACATCCCAGAAGTTCTGGAGGAACACCGGTACATGTACGCGCAACAGAAGGACTACAAGCCACTGGAAGCATCAATGGAAGTCGACGGCTTCCAGTACGGTTCCAACATGGTCTATGGCGATGCCAAGATCTTCGGTACGACGGAAGGCATAGAGGAGCCTTTGCTGCGGGATATCTGCTACGCCGAGACTACGGATGACGCCGAGGATGATGATGACATTAGTTGCGAGGaggacatgatgatgatgatgatggaagaGATGAAGGACAAGGCGAACTCTCTCCTATCACTTTCAGAATCGAGCGACGACATTATTGACCTCACTTCGCTTCCGCCACCACCGGAGGGCGACGATGAGGAGGACAGCGACGACCTGCTGCAATCGCTTAACTTGGCAATTGCCGCTCCGCCGCCAGGGTTCAGGGATAGTTCAGATGAAGATGACCACCAAGAGCGAAAAGGCTTAAAAAACGACATCCCTGTGTCGCTGATCGATTCAGTTCCCACACAAGTGGCCAGTGGGACTGAGGAAGTGTTCAATGACGCTGTTGTCTCCACACTACAAGCTCTGGAAGCCTTGGCGGCCTCTGAGGAACAGTCTCATCCACAATCGGACAATAGTTCAG GTGTAGAAATATCTCGGTCCTTTAGCCCTGAGTCCTCTTCTGATTCTGGGAATGAGACAAATTCGTCTGAAATGACGGAGAGCTCAGAGCTGGCCGCAGCTCAAAAACTCTCCGAAAACTGTCTGAAAATGTTAGTAGCCACAGTCGAAGGGTACCAAACTCTAGCTGAAGAGGAGACCGAGTTTCGATTGGTGCCTTGTGAGGTCCGGGAATCTCTAAATGACCCCCAGTCCTCTGCGGTTGCCAATTTTGAAATGGATCCAGAAACAATGGAAACCAAGTCATTGACCGACTACTTCAATAAAATGCACAGGGACGTGATGATGGGAATGTCACAGGGGAAGATCAAGGAGCAAGACGGTGGGATGCAAACGAGGGCCGGAGTGGAATCCCGTCAGTTGAATAACACAGAATCTGAGGAACTTGTTGGGATGTACAACAATTTCAATGGACGGGATTCCCAGTGTTCAGGTCCCTTTGACTTGGAGAGGATGTCTTACTCTTTTCAAGAAAGCAATCAAAGATTGCATATGATTCGAAATAATAAATCTGAAGAGCACATTTACTCTGAGGTGGTTGGCGATGTTGGTCCATTGCACGCAGACAGGGTAACGCAAAAAGTCAGTTTGAATGACTCAATAGACTTGAACACAAGTTCCCCCACCAAAGAACAGTATATGATTGAGAGAGCCCGGAATGAACATCAACAGAGCAAGGCGGCTTCTTCTGAACAGGAAGTGACACGGTTATACGAGTACCACTTGTCCAAAAGGATGTCGTCTTTACAGAGCGAGGGAATTCATTCTCTGCAGAGTTCCCAATGTTCGTCTATCGATGCCGCCAGCAGTACAGGAAGCAGTAGCTGCATGACACCAATGGACTCTCCTCTGTGCATGGTAGATAGTGTCCATCTGCAAGGAGAGTCCTCTCTGAAAGGTCTTGGATATCCAAATCAGAACGTAGATGGAACATTTTTGCGGAAACACCACGGCCAGCCTGGCCAAGAGTCGGGCCGAGAGGGATGCCAAAGGTTGCCCAAGATCAGAGAAACTACAG TGTAG
- the LOC128020228 gene encoding FERM and PDZ domain-containing protein 4 isoform X2, whose amino-acid sequence MWDIVSRSFPWVCVLPWLRCSFILGHLSQSSSLEEVRADVDKFVPPAPRKIEMRRDPVLGFGFVAGSEKPVVVRSVTPGGPSEGKLIPGDEIVMINEEAVSSAPRERVIDLVRSCKESIVLTVVQPYPSPKSAFISAAKKAKLKSNPVKVRFAEEVIINGQMPETVKDTSLLFMPNVLKVYLENGQTKSFRFDSNTSIKDVIQTLQEKLSIKSIEHFSLMLEHKTESSATKLMLLHEQEMLTQVTQRPGSHKMKCFFRISFLPKDPVDLLRRDAVAFDYLYVQSCKDVVQERFGSELKYDTALRLAALQMYILTLSTKQTQKVSLKYIEKEWGLAQFLPPAVLCSMKEKNIKKALTHILKTNQNLVPPGKKLTALQAKVHYLKYLSDLRLYGGQVFKSTLVQGEKHTEVTLLVGPRYGISHVINTKTNLVALLADFSHVNRIEMFTEDERNVRVELHVLDVKPITLIMESSDAMNLACLTAGYYRLLVDSRRSIFNMANNSNTAGQESRLKHNYQAIDWNYGSCSACDEPHHEYAICGRREFDISPTVSEMHQSQHRMHGDEKAERVSRGSQMHPQPYFSVPKGKPQESPRSAKVSFIFSDPPLDFVNPQNLGYQRLMEDIPEVLEEHRYMYAQQKDYKPLEASMEVDGFQYGSNMVYGDAKIFGTTEGIEEPLLRDICYAETTDDAEDDDDISCEEDMMMMMMEEMKDKANSLLSLSESSDDIIDLTSLPPPPEGDDEEDSDDLLQSLNLAIAAPPPGFRDSSDEDDHQERKGLKNDIPVSLIDSVPTQVASGTEEVFNDAVVSTLQALEALAASEEQSHPQSDNSSGVEISRSFSPESSSDSGNETNSSEMTESSELAAAQKLSENCLKMLVATVEGYQTLAEEETEFRLVPCEVRESLNDPQSSAVANFEMDPETMETKSLTDYFNKMHRDVMMGMSQGKIKEQDGGMQTRAGVESRQLNNTESEELVGMYNNFNGRDSQCSGPFDLERMSYSFQESNQRLHMIRNNKSEEHIYSEVVGDVGPLHADRVTQKVSLNDSIDLNTSSPTKEQYMIERARNEHQQSKAASSEQEVTRLYEYHLSKRMSSLQSEGIHSLQSSQCSSIDAASSTGSSSCMTPMDSPLCMVDSVHLQGESSLKGLGYPNQNVDGTFLRKHHGQPGQESGREGCQRLPKIRETTV is encoded by the exons TCATCTCTCGCAGTCCAGTTCTTTGGAGGAAGTGCGAGCTGATGTGGATAAGTTTGTCCCTCCTGCACCACGAAAGATTGAAATGAGACGTGACCCGGTGCTCGGCTTCGGCTTCGTTGCAGGCAGCGAGAAACCAGTGGTGGTTCGATCAGTTACTCCAG GAGGGCCTTCAGAAGGGAAGCTGATCCCAGGAGACGAGATAGTGATGATAAATGAGGAGGCCGTGAGTTCGGCTCCACGGGAACGAGTCATTGACCTGGTCAG AAGTTGTAAGGAGTCCATCGTCCTGACCGTGGTGCAGCCGTACCCT TCGCCCAAATCCGCCTTCATCAGTGCAGCTAAAAAGGCCAAGTTGAAATCCAATCCGGTCAAAGTGCGCTTTGCTGAAGAAGTCATTATTAACGGACAGATGCCT GAGACGGTGAAGGATACTTCTCTGCTATTCATGCCAAACGTCTTGAAGGTGTATCTGGAAAACGGACAAACAAAGTCCTTTAGGTTCGACAGCAACACCTCCATTAAG GATGTTATTCAGACCCTGCAAGAGAAGCTGTCTATTAAAAGCATTGAGCACTTCTCTCTGATGCTGGAGCACAAGACTGAATCATCTGCAACAAAGCTAATGCTTCTGCACGAGCAGGAGATGCTAACGCAG GTGACGCAAAGGCCGGGCTCACATAAGATGAAATGCTTTTTCCGCATCAGTTTCCTTCCAAAAGATCCGGTGGATCTTCTCCGGAGAGACGCTGTTGCGTTCGATTACCTCTACGTTCAG AGCTGTAAGGACGTGGTTCAGGAGCGTTTCGGCTCTGAGCTCAAATACGACACGGCGCTTCGCCTGGCTGCTCTCCAGATGTACATCCTGACGCTCagcaccaaacaaacacagaaagtcTCGCTGAAATACATTGA AAAGGAGTGGGGTCTGGCGCAGTTCCTGCCTCCAGCGGTTCTGTGCAGCATGAAAGAGAAGAACATCAAGAAAGCGCTCACACACATCCTGAAAACCAACCAGAACCTGGTGCCTCCTGGCAAAAAG CTGACGGCGTTGCAGGCGAAGGTCCACTACCTGAAATATCTGAGTGATCTCCGGCTGTACGGAGGACAAGTGTTCAAGTCCACGCTGGTC CAAGGAGAGAAACACACGGAGGTGACGCTGCTGGTAGGGCCACGCTACGGCATCAGTCATGTCATCAACACCAAAACCAACCTGGTGGCGCTGCTGGCCGACTTCAGCCACGTCAACCGAATCGAGATGTTCACGGAGGACGAAAGGAACGTGCGAGTGGAGCTCCACGTCCTGGATGTTAAG CCCATCACACTTATAATGGAATCCAGTGACGCTATGAACCTGGCGTGTTTGACTGCTGGTTATTACAGGCTACTGGTCGATTCACGGAGGTCCATCTTTAACATGGCGAACAACAGTAACACTGCAG GACAAGAATCAAGGCTCAAGCACAACTACCAGGCAATTGACTGGAATTACGGTTCCTGCAGTGCATGTGATGAGCCCCACCACGAATACGCCATCTGTGGGCGAAGAGAGTTTGATATTTCTCCCACTGTCTCTGAAATGCACCAGTCGCAGCATCGTATGCACGGGGACGAGAAAGCAGAGAGGGTGAGCAGAGGAAGCCAAATGCATCCTCAGCCCTACTTCAGTGTCCCAAAAGGCAAACCTCAAGAGTCGCCCAGAAGCGCCAAGGTGTCCTTCATATTCAGCGATCCTCCACTGGACTTTGTGAACCCTCAGAACTTGGGATACCAAAGACTGATGGAGGACATCCCAGAAGTTCTGGAGGAACACCGGTACATGTACGCGCAACAGAAGGACTACAAGCCACTGGAAGCATCAATGGAAGTCGACGGCTTCCAGTACGGTTCCAACATGGTCTATGGCGATGCCAAGATCTTCGGTACGACGGAAGGCATAGAGGAGCCTTTGCTGCGGGATATCTGCTACGCCGAGACTACGGATGACGCCGAGGATGATGATGACATTAGTTGCGAGGaggacatgatgatgatgatgatggaagaGATGAAGGACAAGGCGAACTCTCTCCTATCACTTTCAGAATCGAGCGACGACATTATTGACCTCACTTCGCTTCCGCCACCACCGGAGGGCGACGATGAGGAGGACAGCGACGACCTGCTGCAATCGCTTAACTTGGCAATTGCCGCTCCGCCGCCAGGGTTCAGGGATAGTTCAGATGAAGATGACCACCAAGAGCGAAAAGGCTTAAAAAACGACATCCCTGTGTCGCTGATCGATTCAGTTCCCACACAAGTGGCCAGTGGGACTGAGGAAGTGTTCAATGACGCTGTTGTCTCCACACTACAAGCTCTGGAAGCCTTGGCGGCCTCTGAGGAACAGTCTCATCCACAATCGGACAATAGTTCAG GTGTAGAAATATCTCGGTCCTTTAGCCCTGAGTCCTCTTCTGATTCTGGGAATGAGACAAATTCGTCTGAAATGACGGAGAGCTCAGAGCTGGCCGCAGCTCAAAAACTCTCCGAAAACTGTCTGAAAATGTTAGTAGCCACAGTCGAAGGGTACCAAACTCTAGCTGAAGAGGAGACCGAGTTTCGATTGGTGCCTTGTGAGGTCCGGGAATCTCTAAATGACCCCCAGTCCTCTGCGGTTGCCAATTTTGAAATGGATCCAGAAACAATGGAAACCAAGTCATTGACCGACTACTTCAATAAAATGCACAGGGACGTGATGATGGGAATGTCACAGGGGAAGATCAAGGAGCAAGACGGTGGGATGCAAACGAGGGCCGGAGTGGAATCCCGTCAGTTGAATAACACAGAATCTGAGGAACTTGTTGGGATGTACAACAATTTCAATGGACGGGATTCCCAGTGTTCAGGTCCCTTTGACTTGGAGAGGATGTCTTACTCTTTTCAAGAAAGCAATCAAAGATTGCATATGATTCGAAATAATAAATCTGAAGAGCACATTTACTCTGAGGTGGTTGGCGATGTTGGTCCATTGCACGCAGACAGGGTAACGCAAAAAGTCAGTTTGAATGACTCAATAGACTTGAACACAAGTTCCCCCACCAAAGAACAGTATATGATTGAGAGAGCCCGGAATGAACATCAACAGAGCAAGGCGGCTTCTTCTGAACAGGAAGTGACACGGTTATACGAGTACCACTTGTCCAAAAGGATGTCGTCTTTACAGAGCGAGGGAATTCATTCTCTGCAGAGTTCCCAATGTTCGTCTATCGATGCCGCCAGCAGTACAGGAAGCAGTAGCTGCATGACACCAATGGACTCTCCTCTGTGCATGGTAGATAGTGTCCATCTGCAAGGAGAGTCCTCTCTGAAAGGTCTTGGATATCCAAATCAGAACGTAGATGGAACATTTTTGCGGAAACACCACGGCCAGCCTGGCCAAGAGTCGGGCCGAGAGGGATGCCAAAGGTTGCCCAAGATCAGAGAAACTACAG TGTAG
- the LOC128020228 gene encoding FERM and PDZ domain-containing protein 4 isoform X3, translating to MRRDPVLGFGFVAGSEKPVVVRSVTPGGPSEGKLIPGDEIVMINEEAVSSAPRERVIDLVRSCKESIVLTVVQPYPSPKSAFISAAKKAKLKSNPVKVRFAEEVIINGQMPETVKDTSLLFMPNVLKVYLENGQTKSFRFDSNTSIKDVIQTLQEKLSIKSIEHFSLMLEHKTESSATKLMLLHEQEMLTQVTQRPGSHKMKCFFRISFLPKDPVDLLRRDAVAFDYLYVQSCKDVVQERFGSELKYDTALRLAALQMYILTLSTKQTQKVSLKYIEKEWGLAQFLPPAVLCSMKEKNIKKALTHILKTNQNLVPPGKKLTALQAKVHYLKYLSDLRLYGGQVFKSTLVQGEKHTEVTLLVGPRYGISHVINTKTNLVALLADFSHVNRIEMFTEDERNVRVELHVLDVKPITLIMESSDAMNLACLTAGYYRLLVDSRRSIFNMANNSNTAGQESRLKHNYQAIDWNYGSCSACDEPHHEYAICGRREFDISPTVSEMHQSQHRMHGDEKAERVSRGSQMHPQPYFSVPKGKPQESPRSAKVSFIFSDPPLDFVNPQNLGYQRLMEDIPEVLEEHRYMYAQQKDYKPLEASMEVDGFQYGSNMVYGDAKIFGTTEGIEEPLLRDICYAETTDDAEDDDDISCEEDMMMMMMEEMKDKANSLLSLSESSDDIIDLTSLPPPPEGDDEEDSDDLLQSLNLAIAAPPPGFRDSSDEDDHQERKGLKNDIPVSLIDSVPTQVASGTEEVFNDAVVSTLQALEALAASEEQSHPQSDNSSGVEISRSFSPESSSDSGNETNSSEMTESSELAAAQKLSENCLKMLVATVEGYQTLAEEETEFRLVPCEVRESLNDPQSSAVANFEMDPETMETKSLTDYFNKMHRDVMMGMSQGKIKEQDGGMQTRAGVESRQLNNTESEELVGMYNNFNGRDSQCSGPFDLERMSYSFQESNQRLHMIRNNKSEEHIYSEVVGDVGPLHADRVTQKVSLNDSIDLNTSSPTKEQYMIERARNEHQQSKAASSEQEVTRLYEYHLSKRMSSLQSEGIHSLQSSQCSSIDAASSTGSSSCMTPMDSPLCMVDSVHLQGESSLKGLGYPNQNVDGTFLRKHHGQPGQESGREGCQRLPKIRETTV from the exons ATGAGACGTGACCCGGTGCTCGGCTTCGGCTTCGTTGCAGGCAGCGAGAAACCAGTGGTGGTTCGATCAGTTACTCCAG GAGGGCCTTCAGAAGGGAAGCTGATCCCAGGAGACGAGATAGTGATGATAAATGAGGAGGCCGTGAGTTCGGCTCCACGGGAACGAGTCATTGACCTGGTCAG AAGTTGTAAGGAGTCCATCGTCCTGACCGTGGTGCAGCCGTACCCT TCGCCCAAATCCGCCTTCATCAGTGCAGCTAAAAAGGCCAAGTTGAAATCCAATCCGGTCAAAGTGCGCTTTGCTGAAGAAGTCATTATTAACGGACAGATGCCT GAGACGGTGAAGGATACTTCTCTGCTATTCATGCCAAACGTCTTGAAGGTGTATCTGGAAAACGGACAAACAAAGTCCTTTAGGTTCGACAGCAACACCTCCATTAAG GATGTTATTCAGACCCTGCAAGAGAAGCTGTCTATTAAAAGCATTGAGCACTTCTCTCTGATGCTGGAGCACAAGACTGAATCATCTGCAACAAAGCTAATGCTTCTGCACGAGCAGGAGATGCTAACGCAG GTGACGCAAAGGCCGGGCTCACATAAGATGAAATGCTTTTTCCGCATCAGTTTCCTTCCAAAAGATCCGGTGGATCTTCTCCGGAGAGACGCTGTTGCGTTCGATTACCTCTACGTTCAG AGCTGTAAGGACGTGGTTCAGGAGCGTTTCGGCTCTGAGCTCAAATACGACACGGCGCTTCGCCTGGCTGCTCTCCAGATGTACATCCTGACGCTCagcaccaaacaaacacagaaagtcTCGCTGAAATACATTGA AAAGGAGTGGGGTCTGGCGCAGTTCCTGCCTCCAGCGGTTCTGTGCAGCATGAAAGAGAAGAACATCAAGAAAGCGCTCACACACATCCTGAAAACCAACCAGAACCTGGTGCCTCCTGGCAAAAAG CTGACGGCGTTGCAGGCGAAGGTCCACTACCTGAAATATCTGAGTGATCTCCGGCTGTACGGAGGACAAGTGTTCAAGTCCACGCTGGTC CAAGGAGAGAAACACACGGAGGTGACGCTGCTGGTAGGGCCACGCTACGGCATCAGTCATGTCATCAACACCAAAACCAACCTGGTGGCGCTGCTGGCCGACTTCAGCCACGTCAACCGAATCGAGATGTTCACGGAGGACGAAAGGAACGTGCGAGTGGAGCTCCACGTCCTGGATGTTAAG CCCATCACACTTATAATGGAATCCAGTGACGCTATGAACCTGGCGTGTTTGACTGCTGGTTATTACAGGCTACTGGTCGATTCACGGAGGTCCATCTTTAACATGGCGAACAACAGTAACACTGCAG GACAAGAATCAAGGCTCAAGCACAACTACCAGGCAATTGACTGGAATTACGGTTCCTGCAGTGCATGTGATGAGCCCCACCACGAATACGCCATCTGTGGGCGAAGAGAGTTTGATATTTCTCCCACTGTCTCTGAAATGCACCAGTCGCAGCATCGTATGCACGGGGACGAGAAAGCAGAGAGGGTGAGCAGAGGAAGCCAAATGCATCCTCAGCCCTACTTCAGTGTCCCAAAAGGCAAACCTCAAGAGTCGCCCAGAAGCGCCAAGGTGTCCTTCATATTCAGCGATCCTCCACTGGACTTTGTGAACCCTCAGAACTTGGGATACCAAAGACTGATGGAGGACATCCCAGAAGTTCTGGAGGAACACCGGTACATGTACGCGCAACAGAAGGACTACAAGCCACTGGAAGCATCAATGGAAGTCGACGGCTTCCAGTACGGTTCCAACATGGTCTATGGCGATGCCAAGATCTTCGGTACGACGGAAGGCATAGAGGAGCCTTTGCTGCGGGATATCTGCTACGCCGAGACTACGGATGACGCCGAGGATGATGATGACATTAGTTGCGAGGaggacatgatgatgatgatgatggaagaGATGAAGGACAAGGCGAACTCTCTCCTATCACTTTCAGAATCGAGCGACGACATTATTGACCTCACTTCGCTTCCGCCACCACCGGAGGGCGACGATGAGGAGGACAGCGACGACCTGCTGCAATCGCTTAACTTGGCAATTGCCGCTCCGCCGCCAGGGTTCAGGGATAGTTCAGATGAAGATGACCACCAAGAGCGAAAAGGCTTAAAAAACGACATCCCTGTGTCGCTGATCGATTCAGTTCCCACACAAGTGGCCAGTGGGACTGAGGAAGTGTTCAATGACGCTGTTGTCTCCACACTACAAGCTCTGGAAGCCTTGGCGGCCTCTGAGGAACAGTCTCATCCACAATCGGACAATAGTTCAG GTGTAGAAATATCTCGGTCCTTTAGCCCTGAGTCCTCTTCTGATTCTGGGAATGAGACAAATTCGTCTGAAATGACGGAGAGCTCAGAGCTGGCCGCAGCTCAAAAACTCTCCGAAAACTGTCTGAAAATGTTAGTAGCCACAGTCGAAGGGTACCAAACTCTAGCTGAAGAGGAGACCGAGTTTCGATTGGTGCCTTGTGAGGTCCGGGAATCTCTAAATGACCCCCAGTCCTCTGCGGTTGCCAATTTTGAAATGGATCCAGAAACAATGGAAACCAAGTCATTGACCGACTACTTCAATAAAATGCACAGGGACGTGATGATGGGAATGTCACAGGGGAAGATCAAGGAGCAAGACGGTGGGATGCAAACGAGGGCCGGAGTGGAATCCCGTCAGTTGAATAACACAGAATCTGAGGAACTTGTTGGGATGTACAACAATTTCAATGGACGGGATTCCCAGTGTTCAGGTCCCTTTGACTTGGAGAGGATGTCTTACTCTTTTCAAGAAAGCAATCAAAGATTGCATATGATTCGAAATAATAAATCTGAAGAGCACATTTACTCTGAGGTGGTTGGCGATGTTGGTCCATTGCACGCAGACAGGGTAACGCAAAAAGTCAGTTTGAATGACTCAATAGACTTGAACACAAGTTCCCCCACCAAAGAACAGTATATGATTGAGAGAGCCCGGAATGAACATCAACAGAGCAAGGCGGCTTCTTCTGAACAGGAAGTGACACGGTTATACGAGTACCACTTGTCCAAAAGGATGTCGTCTTTACAGAGCGAGGGAATTCATTCTCTGCAGAGTTCCCAATGTTCGTCTATCGATGCCGCCAGCAGTACAGGAAGCAGTAGCTGCATGACACCAATGGACTCTCCTCTGTGCATGGTAGATAGTGTCCATCTGCAAGGAGAGTCCTCTCTGAAAGGTCTTGGATATCCAAATCAGAACGTAGATGGAACATTTTTGCGGAAACACCACGGCCAGCCTGGCCAAGAGTCGGGCCGAGAGGGATGCCAAAGGTTGCCCAAGATCAGAGAAACTACAG TGTAG